In Brachionichthys hirsutus isolate HB-005 chromosome 5, CSIRO-AGI_Bhir_v1, whole genome shotgun sequence, a single genomic region encodes these proteins:
- the slc35b4 gene encoding UDP-xylose and UDP-N-acetylglucosamine transporter: MGSAFAIALVFIGCCSNVVSLEFLVREFPGCGNIVTFAQFLFIAAEGFISEANFGRKKPVIPVRNYFIMVAMFFTISVVNNYALNFNIAMPLHMIFRSGSLIANMILGIIILRKKYSPSKYLSIALISLGIFICTVMSAKQVDAASEVPQAQSFSVFVRWLMGIAMLTFALLLSARMGIFQETLYKRFGKHSKEALFYNHCLPLPGFLLFYTDIYNHCIYFSQSSPVALPATGITVPIMWIYLLVNVLTQYVCIRGVFILTTECTSLTVTLVVTLRKFLSLIFSILYFQNPFTTWHWVGTTVVFVGTLLYTEVWSSVQAALRGRGVKEKKKE, encoded by the exons ATGGGAAGCGCTTTCGCCATTGCGCTTGTTTTTATCGGATGTTGCAGCAACGTTGTGTCTCTGGAGTTTCTTGTCAG AGAGTTTCCAGGATGCGGAAACATCGTCACCTTCGCTCAGTTTTTATTCATCGCTGCAGAGGGGTTCATTTCGGAAGCCAACTTCGGAAGGAAGAAACCGGTTATTCCTGTAAG GAATTATTTCATCATGGTGGCAATGTTCTTCACAATCAGCGTGGTCAACAACTACGCGCTAAACTTCAACATCGCCATGCCGCTGCACATGATCTTCAGATCG GGATCACTGATCGCCAACATGATTTTAGGAATAATCATTCTGAGGAAAAA GTACTCGCCGAGCAAGTATTTGTCGATAGCTTTAATTTCATTGGGTATCTTCATCTGTACTGTCATGTCCGCCAAGCAAGTG gatGCGGCCAGTGAGGTACCTCAAGCGCAGAGCTTCTCCGTGTTCGTGCGCTGGCTCATGG GGATTGCCATGCTGACCTTTGCTTTGCTGTTGTCTGCGAGAATGGGCATTTTCCAGGAGACGCTGTACAAGCGGTTTGGAAAGCATTCCAAGGAAGCTCTCTTCTACAAT CACTGCCTACCTCTGCCGGGCTTCCTGCTGTTCTACACAGACATCTACAACCACTGCATCTACTTCAGTCAAAGCA GTCCTGTAGCTTTACCTGCAACTGGGATTACTGTGCCTATAATGTGGATCTACCTGCTGGTCAACGTCCTCACCCA ATATGTATGCATCCGCGGTGTGTTCATTCTAACCACTGAGTGTACCTCGCTGACGGTCACACTGGTGGTGACCCTGAGAAAGTTCCTCAGCCTCATCTTCTCCATACTCTATTTCCAAAACCCCTTCACCACCTGGCACTGGGTGGGCACGACCGTGGTCTTTGTAGGCACGTTGCTGTACACGGAGGTCTGGAGCAGCGTGCAGGCAGCGCTGCGTGGACGCGGCgtcaaggagaagaagaaagagtaA
- the golt1bb gene encoding golgi transport 1Bb has translation MISLTDSQKIGMGLTGFGVFFLLFGMMLFFDKALLAIGNILFVAGLSFVIGLERTFRFFFQRHKAKATGFFLGGVFVVLIGWPIIGVILEIYGFFLLFRGFFPVAVGFIRRIPVLGYLLSLPGISSLVAQVGESNTMV, from the exons ATGATTTCCCTCACGGATTCACAAA AAATCGGGATGGGGCTGACGGGATTCggtgtgtttttcctcctcttcggGATGATGCTGTTTTTTGATAAAGCTCTCCTCGCCATTGGAAAT ATCCTTTTCGTGGCTGGCCTGTCCTTCGTCATCGGCCTGGAGCGTACGTTCAGGTTCTTCTTCCAGAGGCACAAAGCGAAAGCCACCGGCTTCTTCCTGGGAGGAGTGTTCGTGGTTTTGATTGGCTGGCCGATTATTGGAGTCATTCTGGAGATTTATGGTTTCTTCCTCTTATTCAG AGGATTCTTTCCTGTGGCGGTCGGCTTCATCCGACGAATACCTGTGCTTGGGTATTTACTCAGCTTGCCAGGCATCAGTTCA CTCGTGGCGCAGGTTGGTGAGAGCAACACGATGGTTTAA